A stretch of DNA from Cannabis sativa cultivar Pink pepper isolate KNU-18-1 chromosome X, ASM2916894v1, whole genome shotgun sequence:
TTTAGAATTAGAAGCTTTGTTTGATTCCTGGGTCTAGGGGTGGATAACATCAATTCAATTTAAATTGGATTGGTTATTGTATGTTAATCTAAAaactatataatatttatttgattttatatttattgcatttttttgttttgaatttgtatcattaaattattttctgtatttatttttatgtgatttgttttattttattatttggaaatgttttaattattttaaatttatgtttataaagtattaaatttaaataaaaagtaatatttagtttataggtattttttttttcatatttttaaattaattaatattaaaatttgagtgtgtatttaaatataaaaacttacaaaaatattgaaatttaagttaatttttacaaaaatactgttacatgaaatttttttcaaaaatattgtgtttttataaaataacagtggaacacaaaacaaaacaactaAAACAACAATGGaacaaacaactaaaaaataacagtagaacaatagtgaaaacttaacacattacacagtataaaacttacaccgtatttttgaaaaaaaaaaattcactccacattataaaaataaaaaagttgaaATTTTCAATATGTGGTGTAATTATCTCATTAAATATTCATTAGAAAATCGATTCAGtccaattaatttttaaattgaattggattaaatTTGAAGTCTAATTGGATCGGAGAGAAAAATATTAGATTAGATCGAATGTCCAGCCTTACGTGCATGCACGTTTTATACTTCAAAattgttttactttttttttaagtaatttttggTTATTTCTACAGAAGatttttactatatatatatatatattttttttttttttgtagcaatttttactatatatattgatatcaaaggttggtaaaaaaaaaaaaaaaactttagccGGGGGAAAATTCTGGCTAAACTATTAGGCTAGGCTACAAAGTTTTAACTTATTACAACAGATTATTGTTGAGGCAGAGCAATTTGTCTAAATATGGTAACTTTTATCTGAGGTTGAATCCTTTGTATCAGCTCAAAGATGCACACATCATTTTGCTGAAGACAATTCTCTCTTGCAAATGCAGACCATCCACCAGAAAAGTGATATTCTGATCCAGAACGAGATCTCGTAACAGTTAAATTCACACGCCAATTTTGTTCACCAACCCAAAGAATTACAGTTTGTGCCTTTTTCTCGAAACAAAGGCTTGCAAAAGCCAATGGAATATACTGCACAATCAAGAATTAATACTCAAACATTAATTACTAGTTCTCTCTTCATCATATGAAAAAACAACCATTTCAACATACCAGTCTCTTTCTATGCATTGCAGTCCATCCCAAAGCCACTTGGATATAAGGATTGTTTGAGAAGTATTGGCTGGCAGCTTTATAAGATCTACTAAGTCCTGAAGGTGAATGCATATCTTTAGTGCCTTCATTGGGAATGTTTTGACTTTATATTCTTGAATCATATAGAGACTAATTATTACCTGAAGGTTCAACTATTTCTTTCTTTGGAATCAAGTCCTCCTGTGAAATCTTGCTTGGTTTGTCGTAATTGCTGGTGAAAGAAGATTCAATTTTCACACAAGGTGTTGTGGTTGGTACTGAAGTAGCTGAAAACAACACTTGTATATGTTAAACTCCgtggctatatatatatacattcaaaTTATATGGAGTTGTTGTTTTAGTTACCTGGTAAGTTAGGTGAATTCCTTACTCCATTCTTATAAATAGTAACTTCGAATGATGTTATCACAATGTTCTTTCTCATAACAAAGATACAAACATCACCAACTTTCAAATCATTGTCCATAGCAAAGGCCCTCCAACCCGACTCGAATCTGATTTGTGAGTGTCCATTGTACTGTCTATAATTGCACCTAACAGGCCAAAACCTCTCGTCCTCAGCCACCTTAAGGATCACATCTTCATGATGCTTGCTGTGACTGAGGAGGTGATATTTGGCAAAGCCAAATGGTATAATCTTCTCAAATGAACAGAGTCAGTACGAAAAGCATTAAATTTTAAACTCAAAAGATGAACTTTTAATGTAAGAAGCCTATTAAGTAATTACCATATTATAAGATGAACTTCCAACAAACGATGCTTGCATGAGAACACTGAAAAATGGATCATCAGACTTAAAACCATTAGCTCTCATAAGAGCTTCAACCTTTTCTGTTCCTCTCAACATTTGCTTCCTTGAAATATTTGAAGGTTCCATCCACCTTGGCATGGAAGATTCTCCACATATGTCATCTGAAAAATCAAACATATTAGTTAAATTATATCTATCCTTAAAGTTTTAGGATGATCAAGATTCAATACCTTCAGTTTTAACATAAGGACTGGTTTTCCTTTTCTTGTGGGATTGAGAAGAACAAGGTAATGGAGGAGACTTGTCTCTTGTTTTAGGCATAAAATGATATTCTCTCTCCAAAGTATTCTTCTCAAAGATCATAACATTGAACTGAGAGTTCCCTTCATATCCAAAAACTAAGAGATTTCCATGGCTTAAACAACAGTCTTGTACAAATTTATTCCAACCCTTGGCTATCCATACTTTTTCATCACTACTTTTGGTCAATCCTACCTCCCATCTTGATCCACATGGAAGCTTAAGAATTACTTGACTTGATACACAGCCACAATACTTGACCCAAAATGTCTTTGGAATTTGCTGCACAAGGGAAAATTAGTTATGCCACTAAAgcaatatatgtatatgatcTAGAAGGATTGACAGTGACCATTCCACACAAATCAAAAGCATTTCATTTTTAGTTTAACATGTCATATCCTATTAGATATCTTTAGACAAACTTAGTGAAAACGGATATAATACTTACTATTTTGTTGTTCAAAAGAGTTTCTTGAAGAATAATCTTGAAAAAATGAGGCTGGACACAAGCCATTGCTGAACACTCCTCTTATGTTTTTTTGCTCGTTACTTTCTCAACTCAAAGCTTTTTATTACAACTCAAATTAAGCCAAAGTGCAGAGTGAAAAATGCTTTTGAATAGTTGTATAAGTAAACACATTATTCTCTCACTCTGCAGACTTATTTTTACTTAATGTATATTGATGGGAAATGTTGATTTGAAGTTTCTAGACCCAACTCTTCTCTTTGTCAgtcttttttgttttcttctctGCATAGAAAATCGAAAAAGGATGCAATAAGCAATCTGATTTGATGAAATTTAATGACTATTCAGCTTTAGCTcttttcaatatttatttatccaAGCCACATATAAGTCCTGGTTGAGTGACACATGAATGTGAAGAATCTTTTGGGAATATATAATAGAAAGCAGcaacattttttttgttttactttGCTTATTATTCTTTCTTGGAAGCAAGACTGACTTCCCAGACCAACAACATTGAAATCGAAGTGACAAGTCTGCCAACAACTCAAGTAATATTTTTGGATAATTCTATAATATTGCAGTAATtatggattgaatttttttgacACAATACAAAATTGGTACGAATTCGGAAGACAGGAGCATAATTAAGCATCACGTGGTATGATGTTATAAATTAACacgatataaagaaaaatatgtcTTTAAGTACGATACAACACGACACATAAATAcgaataaattaattcaaaagatACGATACACGACAAGTGTGAAAAGCACAATATCTCATTAAAaatcttataataataatatatatgt
This window harbors:
- the LOC115703033 gene encoding B3 domain-containing protein REM9, producing MIFEKNTLEREYHFMPKTRDKSPPLPCSSQSHKKRKTSPYVKTEDDICGESSMPRWMEPSNISRKQMLRGTEKVEALMRANGFKSDDPFFSVLMQASFVGSSSYNMIIPFGFAKYHLLSHSKHHEDVILKVAEDERFWPVRCNYRQYNGHSQIRFESGWRAFAMDNDLKVGDVCIFVMRKNIVITSFEVTIYKNGVRNSPNLPATSVPTTTPCVKIESSFTSNYDKPSKISQEDLIPKKEIVEPSGLSRSYKAASQYFSNNPYIQVALGWTAMHRKRLYIPLAFASLCFEKKAQTVILWVGEQNWRVNLTVTRSRSGSEYHFSGGWSAFARENCLQQNDVCIFELIQRIQPQIKVTIFRQIALPQQ